In the genome of Dermatobacter hominis, the window GCGGCGACCCTGGCGCACCTTCTGCAGCGACAGGAACGACGGGTACCGCCCGTACTGCACGCACACCGTCGCGATGTCGCCGCGGGCGAAGAACTCGGCCGACTCCTGCACCGTGTGGTCGACCCAGCCCGTGCCGGTCGGCGACACGAGGAGCAGGTACCTCCGCTCGAACGCCCCGACCCGCTCGAGCTCGGCGAGCGCCGTCTCGGCCCGGGACGCCGAGTGGATCGGGTGGTCGTTGAAGCCGATGTAGATCCGGATCGGGGTCTTGGCGCCCTGCTCGTCGAGCGTGCGGTCGATGAGGTCCGGGTCGAGGGCGTCGAGCACGAAGCGGCGGCCCTGCTGGCCGAGCTCGTCGAAGGTCGCCAGGCTGTCGGGCGACCCGGAGACGAGCGGGTTGGTGGGCGGCGTGGCGTAGCCCGGGTCGACCTTCTCGTTCGACCGGCCGATGTAGGAGATGCCGGTCCAGTAGAGCCCGGTCAGCCCGCCGGCCCACATCGCCGCGTTGACGCCACGGGCCAGGACGTTCTTCGTGATGCCCGGCCCGAAGTAGCGGATCCAGCCCTTGCGGGTCATCCGGAACGACGCGGCGAGGCCGGTGCCGACCGCCGTCACCGCGGCGGTGTCGAGCATGGCCTTCGGCAACGTCAGCGGCAGCTGGTCGAAGTCGTCGGTGAAGAACGACCGGCGCTCCGCGAGATAACGCCGGGAGGCGAAGGTGGCGACCCCGAGCGAGGCGCCGGTCGTGATCGCCAGGCGGCGCACGCTGCGGGCGTCGTCGCCCTCCTTGGGGTCGACCTTCGAGAGGACGTCGTAGAGCGCCCCGCCGGCAGCGCCGACCTGCAGGAGCTCGCCGGAGAGGCGCGACACGCCGGCGGTCCAGCGCTGGTCGTCGGCGTCGGGCGCGCTGGCGAGCGCGTTGCCGCCCGCCACCATCGCGGCGCGGGCGACCAGGCGGACCGTGAGCGACGAGCTGCCGAACGTGACCCGGTTGGTGATGCGCTCGACGGCGGAGCTGACGCCGCGGGCCGCGAGGATCGACAGCCCGCTCACCACCCCCTGGTGCAGCGAGGTGCGCGGCATCAGCGAGGGCTGGACGGACCGGATGAAGCTGGTCGTCTCGAGCGGGGCGCCCGGCGACGAGGTCAACGGCGAGATGACCGACAGCACGGACTCGAGCCGGGTGACCGCGGCGGAGCCGCGGGGCGCACCCTCGAGCGCGACGTCGGCGGT includes:
- a CDS encoding alpha/beta-hydrolase family protein; translated protein: MQDPTPAPDAQPGVGPDDLPATGTADVALEGAPRGSAAVTRLESVLSVISPLTSSPGAPLETTSFIRSVQPSLMPRTSLHQGVVSGLSILAARGVSSAVERITNRVTFGSSSLTVRLVARAAMVAGGNALASAPDADDQRWTAGVSRLSGELLQVGAAGGALYDVLSKVDPKEGDDARSVRRLAITTGASLGVATFASRRYLAERRSFFTDDFDQLPLTLPKAMLDTAAVTAVGTGLAASFRMTRKGWIRYFGPGITKNVLARGVNAAMWAGGLTGLYWTGISYIGRSNEKVDPGYATPPTNPLVSGSPDSLATFDELGQQGRRFVLDALDPDLIDRTLDEQGAKTPIRIYIGFNDHPIHSASRAETALAELERVGAFERRYLLLVSPTGTGWVDHTVQESAEFFARGDIATVCVQYGRYPSFLSLQKVRQGRRQFRTLVLGVHQRLMGMDPADRPEVLVFGESLGAWSSSDVVMKSGIEGFDGYSISRALWFGMPHLAKWSKAGLDRPGAMTPPGTVGVFDRWEELEQLTPEQRDALRVVQLSHDNDPITHVDPSILFRQPDWLGEPRGRNVPAGQRWYPVVTFLQTLIDAANAMRNSPGDFRSTGHDYRADTARFVAEGYRFPYSEDQLARVETELRRLEKERAERIKGDADAPAPPDAGATAPAPSGNGSAPATQGAPTAPAAPAAPAAPAAPAATPSPAGALQGRTSGPAWLRKSGIGG